DNA sequence from the Paraburkholderia azotifigens genome:
GACAAGTATCTGAGTGCGGAGCCTCGTCATGAGCACGATTTCACCCTTCGAACATGCCGAACCCGAACGCCGGGGAAGAATTCTCAACACCGTCGACCGCGTCTGCGAACTGTGCTTTGGTCTATTCATGGCGTTGACGTTCATCGGTGCTGTAAAGGCTGTGAGCGCTGATGCCGACGCCGGGCACAAGATGTTTTTTGCTGCACTCGGATGCAATCTCGCGTGGGGGCTTGCCGACGCCGTCATGTATCTCGTACGTACGCTTGCCGATCGGGGGCAACGCCTCAAACTCGCGCGGGCCATGCGCGGCGAGAACGAGCGGTCCGTGGCGCTGCGTGCTCTGCGCGACGCGTTGCCCGAGGCGCTCGGACCAGTTGTCGAGGATGCCGATCTCGAGCGAATTCGCGCTCGCCTGGCGGCTTTGTCGCTGCCAGATCGAGCGAGGTTCGTTCGGGACGACTTCCTCGGCGCACTGGGGATTTTTCTGCTCGTTGTTCTGGGAACATTTCCTGTCGCTATCCCCTTTATCATCTTCGATGATCACACAACTGCACTCATAGCCTCGCGCGTGCTCACACTGCTGATGCTTTTCAGTGCAGGTTTTGCACTTGGACGCTACACAGGCGGAGGCGCAGTCAAAGCAGGATTCGTCATGATCGCGCTTGGCATTGCGCTCACTCTGGCGATCATTGGACTGGGCGGATGACGGCTTCTTGATGCTCTATTCGGATGAGCCGTGCAAGCCGATTTTGCGTGTGGTTGGCAGGAACGCTGATATACGTCAATTCATTCGCCGCTCCCGTGGGTAGCTTAGCAATATGGTGTGACTGATCCACGCTGCAATCTGTACAGCGGTGTTTGGCACAGAGGCAGCACTCGATCAACGTCTTTGTCCAACGAGGCGAATTCCGTGGCTTTTCTTATACCAGCCTTGATTTTCCTTGTGTCGACAGGCTTCCTTGTCGGCGCATCGGTACAGCACGCGGAGCCGACTGCCGTTGCTCCCGCCCCCGCGTCAAGCTCGGGTGAGGGCGGGCCCGTGGCGCCGTCAGTACCTCCCGGGCCATCCAGCCTGAATAGTCCGGTCCGTCTGCAAGGTCCTGCTTCACAAGCACGGATATGAGTTTGGCAGAACGCACGGTGCAGACGGGTGAGATGGCAACCTGGATACGCGGTTCGTCTGGCAGGCTGTCAGCAGCCGGGCAATTGCATGTATGGCTTGCCCGGTTTGGCCGCGTGAGTTCGTTGTGCATTCCGCAAACGCGTGCGAAGTCGCATGCGATCGCATCGAACGAAGGGCGAGGGCCGTTTCCTACAGACGAGCGGGACAGAACCGGCGCGGATCTCGTCTAGAGACCGGTCGGTCCACAGTATCCTCTGCTCGCAGGAAATCGAAAAATGGCACGCCCACGCCGTGCTCAAAAGCTGGCCGGGTTGAATGTGGAGACGCGCGGCTCCGCGAATGCGGAACCGCGTGTGAGTGACGATCGGCGTAGCTTATTGCGCCGGCACCACCGACACCGATGCTTCGCTCGTCAGCATCAGGAAGGTCAGCGTCTCGCGCAGGTAGAGGCGCACCGTCGAGTCGGTATGGCTCTGGTAGCCGATCGACACGTCCTGGCCGAGATGCAGTTCGTAGTCGCCGCCGCGCATCGACAGCACGCTGCCGCCTTCGAGCGCCGGCGCCCAGATGATGTCGCCGTTCACGATCCGCTTGATGTGCTCGATGACGGGATAGCCTTGATCGCTTGCTTCGCCGAGCGCCGTGTACGCATCGGCGCCGAGCAGCACGGAGTAGGGACCGTCGACGCCCGCCAGACGCAACTGCTGCAGTGCGCCGCCAATCGCGTTCGGATAGTCGGCGACATCGGCGGGCAGTGTGAGCGACGTGTTCGACGAACCCTCGCGAATGCCGACGATGCCCGCCGCCTTGTAGCCGTCGAAGATCGCGCGGTCTTCCGCATAGGCGAGTTCTTTTGCAGCGTCCTTTGCGGGCTGCCAGTCCGAATCGTTGGCGCCACGTTCGACGGCGTCGATTGCATCGCGCGACAATTCGAACGGCACGGTCAGTTGCACGAGCGCCTTCACCTCGGACAGCTTCGCGCTCACGCCGTGATGCGGCGCTGCAATGCTCGCCAGGTGTCCCGTCCCGACGGCCGACAGATCGACGCCGCCGGGGCCCTTGACATCGACCACGCGCCGGCCGGCGACGGAGCGCCTGAACGTGCGCGCCACTTCTTCTTCGATTTGCGACCACGCTTCGCTGGAGATGGGGGCGAGCTCGCGATGCAGGTTATTCATATTGGGCAGTTCCTTTCAAAGAGCCGATATTCAGCGAGCCGTCAACGCGCGGCTCGGCGGATGCGAGGGTTTCGGAAGGCGCAGCCGGGCTCGCGCTCCCGTGCGAACTGTCGGGCTGCGGATTGCGGTCCGCGAGCGTTTCCAGCAGCGGCGCCGAAGGCACGAAAAAGAGTCCGCCCGTCGCCGCGCGGCTGAAGTCGAGCAGCCGGTCGTAGTTGCCCGGCGGGCGCCCGACGAACATGTTCTCCAGCATCTTTTCGATGGGTTCGGGCGAGCGCGCATAACCGATGAAATACGTGCCGAACTCGCCCGAGCCGGGGCGCCCGAAAGGCATGTTGTCGCGCAGGATCTTCACTTCCTGTCCGTTCTCGACGAGCGTCGTCAGCGAACTGTGCGACGAAGTCGGTTTGACGGCGTCGTCGAGTTCGATATCCGACAGCTTCGTGCGGCCGATGATGCGTTCCTGCGTCTCCACCGGCAACGCGTTCCAGCCTTTCATGTCGTGGATGTATTTCTGCACGAGCACATAGCTGCCTGCCGTGAATTCCGGGTCTTCGTCGCCGATCATCGTGAAGTCGACGGCTTCGCGGCCAGTCGGATTCTCCGTGCCGTCGACGAAACCCACCATGCTGCGCAGATCGAAATAGCGGAAACCTTGCACTTCGTCGACGACCATCACGGCTTCGCCGAGGCGGCCGATCAGTTGGGTTGCGAGTTCGAAGCACAGATCCATCTGGTCCGCACGGATGTGCAGCAGGATGTCGCCCGGCGTGGCGATCGCACGGCGCTCGCCCGGACCGAACTCGCGAAACGGATGAAGCTGCGCAGGGCGGGGCGCGCCGAAGAGCCTGTCCCATGCGTCGGAGGCGAAGCCGACCACGCATGACAGGTTGCCGGACGGAACGCGCTTGCCGACCGAGCGGACGAGCGCGGCGACGTCTGCGCACCATGCACGCACGGTGTCGGCATGCGCATCGCCATCGACGAGCGTCGCGACGATGAAGATCGCGCTGCGCGTAATCGGTGCATAGACGGCCTGGGGTTCTGGAATGTCGTTGGGCATCGGACCGGGTCCTGTCGAAACCATTGCGGATACTTGCGGATACGTTAGTGCGGAAAAAGTGCCGGATAGGAGAGTACCGCGAACGGGGGGTAGTTGTCGTAGGAGGGGATGGCGAGCGTTTTGCGAAAGTGGCTCACACCGGACTGACATGCGCTTATGGTGCGTCATGCCGCGTGCTTATGCTTTTGCGGCGTGTATCAGATGTCGAAAATGCACGATGGGAGAACGACAGCAAGCGGCGCCTCGCACTGCGCGCTCGCTGTCGCTTTGAGTTGTGGCGGACGTGCGCGGTCTAGCTCCAGTCGTCCATGTCGTGCTTGATGGTGTGCCGGTTGGCGATGAGCGTCTCCACGCTCGGTTCGTTGTTCATTGCGCGTTGAATCGCGAGTTTGGTCGCCTCGTAATTCGTGCGGTACATGTCCTTCTTGTCGAGATTCGCGTCCGTTGCGCAACGCGGATCGATCCACACCAGACTGACGATGCAGAGTTCGTTCGCCTGGTCCCTGGGCAAGATGCCTTCGATCAGGCAATCGACGATCGCATCCGCCGTGGCCGATTGCACGACGCCGCCGAACAGCTCGATCGTGGCCATGTCCCTGAGCGTCACCTTGGGCACGATCATCGTGGCGGGCCGAACCATCTGATTGCAGGCGCGAATGGCGAACATGGCCGTGTGCCCTTTGCTCTGTGCCATCATGTTCGCGAACGCATGGCCGACGGGCCCGTCGACCCGGCCGATCAGAATCTCGGGCATGGCGTCGGTCGCCTGGCCGGGCGCGGCGAACACGGTGGCTTCGCCGGCGCGGAACGTCAAATCGATACTCATCCTGGATCTCCTTTGATTGGGCGCGATGCCGGAAGGTCGAAGAATGCAAGGGTGGTGCCATTCGGCTCTGGGGCGTGGGTGATCGGATGCGACGAAGACGGACGGTGCGCAGTGTGTGCCGGGAGTGGAACAGATTGGGACAGACCGATTGCGTCAAAGTGACTCAGGCAGCCGCGCGATCCCGCGTTCCGACACCATCCTTAGTCGCTTCTCGCGCGACAGCTATCCCGATTTCTACTGTAGCGCGACTGGTCGCGCGTCGCTACGCTGACTCGCTCTCTTCGTCGATGCAAAGACTCGGGATCGACCACTGGCGAATGGCTTATCTCGGGATCCGGCAGGTGCCGCGTGGACTCAGTGAGTTCGAGCTCAACACGTTTTTCACGTTCTCCAGGCGCGAACTCGCGAGCATCGATTCGCGCCGCTCCGATCTCTACCGGCTGGCCATGGCATTGCACGTCGGGTTCATACGGATGACAGGCCGGACGCTCGTTTCATACAGGCAGATTCCAACGGTCCTCCTGCGACACCCCGGCCAGCAGTTGGGTGTGCAGTCGCCCGACGTCGGGACGCTTCGCTCGATCTACGACGGCAACCTGAAAACGCTGTCCGACCACCAGACCTTCGCGCAGATCATCGTTAATTTCCGGTCGATCGCAGAGCATCAGCGTCGATACGTCATCCGCTGGCTCAAGGAACAGCTCACGGGACCACGTCGACAGGGCATCGCAGGCGACGCTTTGCCTGCACCGAACACGATGAGCTTTGACATAGAGCTACAGGCCCCGTGACACGCAAGGCGTTGGCAGCGGACGTCGTCTCCACTGCGTCGATAGATCTTCACGGCCTTTTAGCGGTCGGGGATAAGGCCGCTATCTTTAGCACCCCACGCCTCCCGGAAGCGATCCAGGCCAATGGCCTGCTCGTATGGTGAGTGCGCGGATCACATCAGGCTGCATGCATCGGGAATAACGGTTCGAGGAAACCGAACCCCGATACGAGCGATCAACTGCGAGGAGGCCTTGGGCGCGACCTCACCGGCTTCCACTTGAGGGTTTTCCTTAGCCTCAGGCAAAGCAACAATGCCGATGATTGGCCGTCGGTACATGCTAGGATTTCTTTCAAACAACTCGGGAAACTGCTATGCCGTTCATCTGCGAAAACGTTGAATGTCGTGCTGTGCTGGCTCGCGGGCAGGTCAGATCCAATCACGAGGAAAGCGGGTGGTGCTTCTACTGCCCGGACTGCAAAATCAGGAACGAGTTGAAAGATATCGGCCTGCCTGGCGGTCCAGTAGAGTTGGTTCAGCCAGAAAGATCCGACCTTCCACACAAGGTAATAGCGACTGCTCGACCACTGGAGGACGGCAGGTACGCAGCGCAACTGCGTGTTCAGAGAGCACTCGGTATGAAAGGAACGTACGCAGTCGAAGAGTACTGGGAGCAGCTCGGTGTATTCCCCGACGCGCAAGAGGCCGTAGCGCATGCGAAGTCTATCGCAGCAGACATGCTGGAGCGAAAGGCCTAGTCGCGAGTGGCCCGCCGGATTGCGCCATACCTGTCAATGCGTGGATTTTACGGCGGGCCCACGACCGTAGATCCGCGCAACAACCCGGTGCTGTAGGGTGTGCATGTAGTGCAGAAAGCGGTTCAGTGTGTCTAAACGGATACCGCAGCACCACTCAGAATTCTCCATTAAACAAGATGTGACTGGCTTGCAGTCAACCAACCTTGACTCACGAAGCACCACCGGCAGTGAGCATGACAAATAGTCTCGCTGCTTCGTTGCCGTGGGACAAAGCGCGAAATGCAAGGGAGAGTGCTAGCTGTGCGTCGTGGGAGACCGCGCTCCGATCCTGATCGAAGAGCTTGACGGCATGGCGCATATGCTGCGCCGCCTGTGTGTGAAGCTCCACGGCAGCCGCATGATGTTTTGCCACGTCCGCAGCACTTACGCCTGAGACGCTTGATGGAGGCGTTATCGACGGCGTGTTGGCGCTGTGCGCGCCAGCGTCGCGTGCCTGATCGATCGCATGCAACGTATGTCCATGGGCTATCATCGCTTGATGTGCGGCGTGGGCAAAGTCTCGACCGTCCTCGAAATGCCGCGACGCCTCACGATGATGTCGCGCTGCCTGCTCGTGGTGTGACGCCGCGGCTTCGAGATGACCTTTCTTGCTGTGTTTCATGTTCAAGCCGGCTCCTGTGCAACTTCAGCACTAACTCCGATGGCGACCGATTCGAAGACACTGTGGCGGGTCGCAACAAGATCCTAATCTACACGCACTTGCGCCTTCTGTGGCGTTTGCGCCTCGCGGAAAATCGGCATCACGTTCGGCCCGCGTTTCGAGCCGGAGCGTTGTGGTGATCGCGCATATTGAACCGCGCGAACAAAACGTTAGCGCGGCTCGTCGACCATGGCGAGCTACATCATCGTTGATTCGACTTTGCAAATGTTCATCCAAATTCCGTGCGTTATCGTGGCAGCTCTGCGGGTGGCAGCGCAGATGAATATGGCTGAGCCTGCCGGGAGCCCGCCTTTAAAGGACGGCTGACGGAGAGACTCGACATTTGCGAGCGATCGTTGCATGCGGCGCATAATGGTGAGGTATTGGCCCTTGGCTGGAAAGAGGTCATATGCGCTGCACAAACTGCGGGCTCGAGAATCTCACCGGGGCCAGCTTCTGCGAAGCTTGCGGCACCATGCTGACACGCACCTGTTCCCGCTGCGGACACGAGGCGCGGCCATCCGCGAGATTTTGCAGCGAATGCGGGGCGACACTCGGCGACCCATCGTCACTCGCGGATGCACGGTCAGGCTCGAAACCGCTGCCGGCGCCGGTCGCTTATACGCCACATCACCTTGCCGAACGTATACGTGCCGAGCACGCAGCAATGGCAGCGAGAGGCGAGACGGCCGGCGAACGCAAAACGGTCTCTGCGATGTTCGCGGACATGGCGGGATCCACGGCATTGATCCACGACCTGGACCCAGAAGAGGCGCATCGCCTGATCGAACCCGTCGTCGCACTGATGATGGAGGCGGTCCACTACTACGAAGGTTATGTGGCGAAGTCGCTGGGCGACGGCATCCTCGCTCTGTTTGGCGCGCCGATCGCACACGAAGACCATCCGCAACGCGCGCTTTTCGCCGCGCTACGAATGCAACATGCGATGCGCCTGCATGCCGACCGCATTCGTCTGGAGAAGGGCATTCCGTTGCAGATCCGCGTCGGCGTCCACACCGGCGAAGTCGTGGTGCGCTCCATTCGTACCGACGATCTGCACACCGAGTACGATCCGGTCGGGCATACCATCCACATCGCGTCGCGCATGGAGGGGATGGCTACCCCCACCTCGATCCTGGTCAGCGAATCGACCCACAAGCTGGCCGAAGGCTATTTCGCCTTCAAGGCGTTGGGAGGTGCCCAGATCAAGGGCATTCCCGATCCGCTTTCGGTGTATGAGGTGCTCGGCCCGGGTACGCTGCGTACGCGGCTGCAATTGGCGGCGCATCGCGGTCTTGCCCGCTTTGTCGGCCGCGAACTCGAGATGGAACATCTGAAGCAGGCACTCGAAACGGTTCGGTCTGGCCGGGGGCAAGTCGTCGGCGTGGTCGGAGAAGCGGGGGTTGGCAAGTCCCGGCTCTTCCACGAGTTCAAGGAGCGGTATCGAGGCGACTGCCTGATGTTGGAGACGTTCTCTGTATCGCACGGCAAGGCTTTCGCCAACTTGCCTCTGATTGAGCTCTTGAAGAGTTACTTTCAGATCACGGCTCAGGACGACGATCGGCGGTGCCGCGAAAAAATCATCGGCAAGGCACTGACGCTCGAGCGCAGTTTCGAAGATCTCGTGCCTTACCTGCTGTATCTGCTCGGTATCGGCGAGCCTGCTTCGGCGGTGGTGGAAATGGATCCACGGTTGAGGCGCGATCGGACGCTCACCGCGATCACACAGCTTTTGGCGCGCGAGAGCGACGATCAGCCGATAGCGCTGGTATTCGAAGATCTGCAATGGCTGGACGGGGAAACGGAAGCCTTCCTCGCGTACCTCGTCGAGCACGTGCAGCGCTCGCGAATTCTGCTGCTCGTGAACTATCGGCCGGAATATCGGCCGGTATGGGATTGCAGCCAGCTTCGGCTCGAACCGCTCGGCCCGGCGGAGGCCCAGCGACTCCTGACGGCCCTGCTTGGGGACGACGCGAGCCTCATTTCACTGAAGCAGCTCATCCTGGCGAAGACGGAGGGCAATCCATTCTTCATCGAGGAAGTGGTGCAGACGCTGATCGAGGAGAAAGCGCTCATCGGCGAAGCCGCGCACTACCGGATCGAACACACGCCGGTAGCCCTGCACATTCCGACTACCGTGCAGGGCGTCCTGGCCGCGCGTATTGACAGGCTCCCCATCCCGGAGAAGGACTTGCTGCAGACACTCTCGGTGATCGGCAAGGAGTTTCCGTTCAGCCTGATTCAACACATCTGCAGCGCTCACCTCGCGCGCACGGACGACGATCTGCGCGAGCTTCTCGCCCATCTGGAGGCCGCGGAGTTCATTTACGAACGACCGGCTTTTCCGGAGGTGGAATATCTGTTCAAGCATGCGCTCACGCAGGAACTCGCCGGACATTCGCTGCTGACTGAGCGGCGCAGCGCGTTGCATGAGCGCACCGCACAAGCCATCGAAGCACTGTTCCCCACACACATCGCAGATTACTGCGGTGAACTGGCGCATCACTACAGCATGAGCGGAAATGTCCCGAAAGCCGTGGAGTACCTCCAGCGTGCCGCGCAGCAGGCGCTTCGACATGCAGCGCATCTGGATGCGCTGCATCACCTGGGTGCGGCTTTGGGGTTGCTCGAACGATTGCCCGATACACCCGCTCGTGCGCATCGGGAACTGACCTTATTGCTGGCGATCGGTCCCGCCTTGATGGACGTGCGCGGCTATGGCGCACCGGAGGTGGCGGCGACCTATACGCGAGCGCTGGCCCTGTGCGAGCAGTTCGGCGAGACCTCGCAACTCTTTTCCGCGCTGCTCGGCCTCAGGATCTATTACATGGTACGAGCAGAGTACGCGACTGCCCGCGACCTGGGGGAGCGCATGCTGCGCATGGCGCGGCAATCGAAAGATCCGAGTTTGCTCGTCGAGGCACATGGCGCACTCGGTGCCTGCCTGTTTCTCCAGGGTGCCTTCGGTGCGGCTCGCGTACACGAACAAAGGGCAATCGCGCTCTACGACCCTGAACAGCATCAGGCCCATGCGTTCACGCATGGGGTCGATCCGGGCGCCCGCGCGCTCAACTTCCTGTCCCTGATCCTGTGGCTTCAGGGATATCCGGATCAGGCGCACCAGCGGAGCCTGGAGGCGCTCGACCTTGCCCGGAAGTGTGCGTACGGACCGACGCTGGCGTTCGCACTGGCTTATGCGGCCGAATTGCATCAGCTTCGGGGCGAAGCGTCGCTGGTCCGCGAACGGGCTGAAGCGGCCATTACCGTTTCCACCGAACTGGGACTGCCGTTCTGGCACGCGTGGGGAACTGTCTTCAGGGGCTGGGCGTTGACCGAACGGGAAGACCTCGAGCAAGGAATCGTTCAGATGCGCGAGGGATTGAACGCCGAACGGATCAGCGGCAGCGAGGACCAGCGTCCGTACTTTCTGGCCGTCCTCGCCGAGCGATACTGGAAGGCCGGAAACCGGAAGGCCGGCATCGAGATGCTTGAAGAAGCCATGGCAATCATGAACGCGACTGGCGAGCATTGTTTCGAGGCCGAACTGTATCGGCTCAAAGGAACGATGTGCGTCGATGCCTTGGACGGCCGCGACCTGCCTGCGTACAGTGAAGAGTCGGAAGCCTGGCTTCGGAGGGCGGCCGCCGTAGCGCGCGAGCAGGGCGCCAGATCGCTGGAGTTGCGCGCGACGTCGGACCTGGCCCGGCTGTGGCAGCGTGCCGGCAGGATCGAGGAGGCGAAGCAGGTGCTGTCCAGGGTTTACGATTGGTTTACCGAGGGTTTTGACACGGGAGACTTGCGGGAAGCCGCGGCCCTGCTTGACACGCTGGCATCGAGCGAACCGTGAAGCGATGATGCGCTCGAGATAAGGGCGTGCTGGACTGCTTCCCGGCGCGACGACCATACCTGAGTCAGAAGAGGTCGTAGATGGCGACCACGGAAAACAATCAGCAAGAACAGGCCGCGCCCAAGCCGGTCGCACTGGCATTGCAGGGCGGCGGGATGCACGGCGCGTTCACGTGGGGGGTGCTCGACCGCCTGCTGGAAGACGGCCGGCTGGCGATCGAGGGTGTCAGCGCGACCAGCGCGGGTGCGATGAACAGCGCGGTGCTCGCGCACGGATTGTTGACGGGGGGCGAGGGCGCGGCGCGACAGGCGCTGCATGACTTCTGGAAAGCCGTCGCGGAGTCGGCCGAGCGTTATAACCCGCTTCGCTGGGTGCCGTGGCTGAAGGGGACGCACAGCTTCGGACTTGACCATTCGCCGCTTTATGCGTTCGCAGACATGATGCTGCGCGTGTTTTCCCCCTACCAGTTGAATCCGCACAATCTGAACCCGCTGCGGGAGGTGCTCGAACGCCAGGTCGACTTTGCGGCGTTGCGAAAGCAATGTCCGATCCTGTTGTTCCTGTGCGCGACCAACGTCGAGACCGGAAAAATACGCCTCTTCACGGAACATGACATCAGTGCAGACGCGGTGCTGGCATCGGCGTGCGTGCCGACGCTGTTCCATGCGGTGGCGATCGAAGGCGAGCACTACTGGGACGGTGGCTACATGGGCAACCCGGCCATCTACCCCCTGATCTACAACTGCAAGACACGTGACGTGGTGATTATCCACATCAACCCGCTAGTGCGGCTCGGCGTGCCCATCACGGCGGCCGACATCCTCAACCGGATCAGCGAGATCAGCTTCAATTCGTCGCTGATGCGGGAAATGCGTGCGATTGCTTTTGTCACTGACCTGATTCAGCAAGGCAAAGTCGAGCGTGGCGAGATGAAGGAAATGCTGATCCATTCGATCCGTTCCGACGCTGCAATGTGCGCGCTCGGCGTGTCCAGCAAGTACAACGCCGATTGGGGTTTCTTGTGTGAACTGCGCGATTGCGGGCGACGGGAAGCCGATGCGTGGCTGACAGAGCATTATTCGAGTATCGGGCAGCAGTCGAGCATCGATATTCGCAAGGAATTTCTCTGAGCGCGGTGATGACGGCGGCACGTGAAAGCTTTGGGGTCGCGCGATGCACAAAGGAGTAGGGATGGACCGGATGCAGACACGCTTCGTCGCGTTATGGTCGCGCAACGGCGGCGTGCGCGGCGAGACTGTCTATGCCGATCTCGCGCAACGTTATGCGGAAGCCGTTCGTCGCTATCACACCTTGCGTCACATCCGTCGCTGCCTGCGCTATTTCGATCTGGCGCACAACGCCATTCCGGATCCCGATGCCGTCGAGCTTGCGCTGTGGTGCCACGACGTGATCTACCTGCCTGGCGCATCGGACAACGAGCAACGCAG
Encoded proteins:
- a CDS encoding patatin-like phospholipase family protein; translation: MATTENNQQEQAAPKPVALALQGGGMHGAFTWGVLDRLLEDGRLAIEGVSATSAGAMNSAVLAHGLLTGGEGAARQALHDFWKAVAESAERYNPLRWVPWLKGTHSFGLDHSPLYAFADMMLRVFSPYQLNPHNLNPLREVLERQVDFAALRKQCPILLFLCATNVETGKIRLFTEHDISADAVLASACVPTLFHAVAIEGEHYWDGGYMGNPAIYPLIYNCKTRDVVIIHINPLVRLGVPITAADILNRISEISFNSSLMREMRAIAFVTDLIQQGKVERGEMKEMLIHSIRSDAAMCALGVSSKYNADWGFLCELRDCGRREADAWLTEHYSSIGQQSSIDIRKEFL
- the fae gene encoding formaldehyde-activating enzyme → MSIDLTFRAGEATVFAAPGQATDAMPEILIGRVDGPVGHAFANMMAQSKGHTAMFAIRACNQMVRPATMIVPKVTLRDMATIELFGGVVQSATADAIVDCLIEGILPRDQANELCIVSLVWIDPRCATDANLDKKDMYRTNYEATKLAIQRAMNNEPSVETLIANRHTIKHDMDDWS
- a CDS encoding Dyp-type peroxidase, with amino-acid sequence MPNDIPEPQAVYAPITRSAIFIVATLVDGDAHADTVRAWCADVAALVRSVGKRVPSGNLSCVVGFASDAWDRLFGAPRPAQLHPFREFGPGERRAIATPGDILLHIRADQMDLCFELATQLIGRLGEAVMVVDEVQGFRYFDLRSMVGFVDGTENPTGREAVDFTMIGDEDPEFTAGSYVLVQKYIHDMKGWNALPVETQERIIGRTKLSDIELDDAVKPTSSHSSLTTLVENGQEVKILRDNMPFGRPGSGEFGTYFIGYARSPEPIEKMLENMFVGRPPGNYDRLLDFSRAATGGLFFVPSAPLLETLADRNPQPDSSHGSASPAAPSETLASAEPRVDGSLNIGSLKGTAQYE
- a CDS encoding VIT1/CCC1 transporter family protein, whose protein sequence is MSTISPFEHAEPERRGRILNTVDRVCELCFGLFMALTFIGAVKAVSADADAGHKMFFAALGCNLAWGLADAVMYLVRTLADRGQRLKLARAMRGENERSVALRALRDALPEALGPVVEDADLERIRARLAALSLPDRARFVRDDFLGALGIFLLVVLGTFPVAIPFIIFDDHTTALIASRVLTLLMLFSAGFALGRYTGGGAVKAGFVMIALGIALTLAIIGLGG
- a CDS encoding adenylate/guanylate cyclase domain-containing protein, producing the protein MRCTNCGLENLTGASFCEACGTMLTRTCSRCGHEARPSARFCSECGATLGDPSSLADARSGSKPLPAPVAYTPHHLAERIRAEHAAMAARGETAGERKTVSAMFADMAGSTALIHDLDPEEAHRLIEPVVALMMEAVHYYEGYVAKSLGDGILALFGAPIAHEDHPQRALFAALRMQHAMRLHADRIRLEKGIPLQIRVGVHTGEVVVRSIRTDDLHTEYDPVGHTIHIASRMEGMATPTSILVSESTHKLAEGYFAFKALGGAQIKGIPDPLSVYEVLGPGTLRTRLQLAAHRGLARFVGRELEMEHLKQALETVRSGRGQVVGVVGEAGVGKSRLFHEFKERYRGDCLMLETFSVSHGKAFANLPLIELLKSYFQITAQDDDRRCREKIIGKALTLERSFEDLVPYLLYLLGIGEPASAVVEMDPRLRRDRTLTAITQLLARESDDQPIALVFEDLQWLDGETEAFLAYLVEHVQRSRILLLVNYRPEYRPVWDCSQLRLEPLGPAEAQRLLTALLGDDASLISLKQLILAKTEGNPFFIEEVVQTLIEEKALIGEAAHYRIEHTPVALHIPTTVQGVLAARIDRLPIPEKDLLQTLSVIGKEFPFSLIQHICSAHLARTDDDLRELLAHLEAAEFIYERPAFPEVEYLFKHALTQELAGHSLLTERRSALHERTAQAIEALFPTHIADYCGELAHHYSMSGNVPKAVEYLQRAAQQALRHAAHLDALHHLGAALGLLERLPDTPARAHRELTLLLAIGPALMDVRGYGAPEVAATYTRALALCEQFGETSQLFSALLGLRIYYMVRAEYATARDLGERMLRMARQSKDPSLLVEAHGALGACLFLQGAFGAARVHEQRAIALYDPEQHQAHAFTHGVDPGARALNFLSLILWLQGYPDQAHQRSLEALDLARKCAYGPTLAFALAYAAELHQLRGEASLVRERAEAAITVSTELGLPFWHAWGTVFRGWALTEREDLEQGIVQMREGLNAERISGSEDQRPYFLAVLAERYWKAGNRKAGIEMLEEAMAIMNATGEHCFEAELYRLKGTMCVDALDGRDLPAYSEESEAWLRRAAAVAREQGARSLELRATSDLARLWQRAGRIEEAKQVLSRVYDWFTEGFDTGDLREAAALLDTLASSEP
- a CDS encoding family 1 encapsulin nanocompartment shell protein, whose product is MNNLHRELAPISSEAWSQIEEEVARTFRRSVAGRRVVDVKGPGGVDLSAVGTGHLASIAAPHHGVSAKLSEVKALVQLTVPFELSRDAIDAVERGANDSDWQPAKDAAKELAYAEDRAIFDGYKAAGIVGIREGSSNTSLTLPADVADYPNAIGGALQQLRLAGVDGPYSVLLGADAYTALGEASDQGYPVIEHIKRIVNGDIIWAPALEGGSVLSMRGGDYELHLGQDVSIGYQSHTDSTVRLYLRETLTFLMLTSEASVSVVPAQ